TCCCCAGTCAAGCGCCTTGCCCGGGCGTCGCGGTACGCGATACAAGTTGAGGGATGAACACTCAGATCCTGCCTGTCACGTCTGCGGATATCGATGCGGCGGCGCGCGTGCTGGCGCCGTTCGCGGTGCGGACGCCGCTGTTGTCGCCGCCGGTTCTCAGCGAACGCATGGGAACCCGGGTTTTCCTGAAGCCGGAAATGCTGCAGCGGACCGGCTCCTTCAAGTTCCGCGGCGCCTTCAACAAGATGTCGTCGATCCCGCCGGACAAACGCAGCGGCGGCGTGGTCGCATTCTCGTCCGGCAACCACGCTCAAGGCGTCGCGCACGCCGCGCAGATCCTGGGCATGCAGGCGACCATCGTGATGCCATCAGACGCGCCGCTCTCCAAGCGCGAACGCACCAAGGCCTTCGGCGCCGAGGTCGTGCTGTACGACCGCGACCGCGAGGACCGCGAGGCGATCGCCAACGGGATCGCCGAAAAGCGCGGCGCTACCTTGGTGCGGCCCTATGACGATCCGTTCGTGATCGCGGGCCAGGGCACCGTCGGCCGCGAAATCTGCGAGGACATGGCGGCGCTCGGCGTGGCCCCGGATATCGTGATCGCGCCCGCCTCGGGCGGCGGCCTGGTCGCCGGTGTCGCCACCGCGATCAAGGCGCGCTATCCGCAGGCCATGGTAATGTCGGGCGAACCCGAGGCTTTCGACGATCACGCGCGCTCGCTGCGCGCGGGCAGGCGCGAGCCGCACGCTTCCAAGGGCCGCACCATCTGCGATGCGCTGATGGCCTCGATCCCCGGCGAGATCACCTTTGCCATCAACAGCCGGCTGCTGGCGCAGGGCGTCACTGCTTCGGACGCCGAAGTCGGCACCGCGGTTGGATTTGCATTCCGTGAATTGAAGCTGGTGGTCGAGCCCGGCGGCGCGGTCGGGCTCGCGGCGCTGATGGCCGGCCGCATCGATATCGGCGGCAGGAACGTCGTGATCGTGCTGTCGGGCGGCAATGTCGACGCGGATATGTTCTCGCGCCTGATCAACTGATCCAAGAGGTCACGAGAAGAACGCGATCTTCTCGGCCTGACTCATGCGCCGGATCGGCGCGAACGGATCGCACGCCGTCATCTTGGGCCGTTGCAGGATGCCGCTGGCGATAAGTGTCGAGCCCAGAGAAGGCTCGGGTTCGGCGGAGGCTTCGGGCGAAGCCTGCAACGGGAGTTCAACGGCCTGCGGCTCCGCCGCGGCGGCGGCGATCGGCTCCGGTTCCTCGGCGACGACGATGGGATCGGCCGGCGCCAACTCCGCGACGTGAGTTTCGCCGGCATCCATCTCAAGCGCATCGTCGGCGTCGCAGGGATCTTCCGCAGCCATCTCAAGCGCGATCATGTCGAGGATCGCGTCGTCATGGGCATCGGCGGCTTCGTCCGTGATGACCTCGGCCTCGACCGTTGCGACCGCGGTCTCCGCGACCTCATCGAGCTGTGCTGCCGGGGACGTCATCGCGGCCTCGACGATGTCCTCCGCCATTGCCACCTCGGCGGCGGCGGACATTTCGGCTGTCGGGGCGGGAGCCGATGATGGGGCGGCTGCTTCGACGGTAGGCGCGGTGGCGGTCGGTGCGGTGGCGGTGTCGTCGTCACCGAGCTCCGCGATCCGCTCCGCGATCAGGTCGAAGGCGGCGCTCAGTTCCGTCCGGGGATCGATCGAGGCGATCTGTCCGCAGGCGCCTTCGATGGCGGCGACCTGGGAATCGAGGAGATCGCAGATCCGGCCGTCGGCGCCGATTTCCCGCCAGCGCCAGGAGATCTCGCGGATGATCCGGGCGCCCTTGCGGACCGGCGCAAGCTTGTCCTCGAGCGCCAGCCCGTCGAGCGCCGCAGCCGAGGCGCCCCGTGCCTCGTCCACCGCATTCCGGATGGCGGCGAGCGCCTCCGCAAGCCCGTTGTCGGGGGCCGGTTGCGGTTGCCGCTGGGCGGCGAGGCTGTCCTCGATCCGCGCCACCGCGTCGAGCACCATGCGGGTGTCGGCATTGCGGTTGCGCTTGGCGTATTCGCCGAGGAACCAGCGGCCCCGCGAGGTCTCCATGAACGCCTGGCTGATGGCGTCATAATCCTCCTCGCTCGGCTGCGCGGCGCGCGCCGAGATCGGGGACAGGGCAAATGCTTCATCAGCCATGCAAGACTCATCGCGCAAATGTCGGCGCGTTGCGTTAACGATCATCACGATATCGAGCGAATCGCAATTGAATTGATGCCGAGCGAATCACAAATCCCCACCGCATCTCAAGCGGCGTCCCGGCGATTCGCGACTCGGCTGGCGCTGTTTTACGGCACGCTGTTCGGCCTCGTCGGCACCCATCTGCCGTTCTTCACGGTGTGGCTCAAGGCGGTCGGCATCGATGCGTCGTGGATCGGGATCATCTCGGCGGTGCCGTCGGTGACGCGGTTCACGATACTGCCGTTCATCACCAGCCTGGCCGAAAGGCGTCGGGCGCTGCGCGGCGCCATGATGGTCGCGGCTTTCGCGACCGCGCTCGGATTCGCGGTAATCGGCACCCAGCATGTGCCGCTGGTGATATTCGCTGCCTATGCTGCCACTTGCTGCCTGTGGACGCCGATGACGCCGCTGACGGACGCCTATGCGCTGCGCGGCGTGGCGCGCTACGGCCTCAATTACGGGCCGCTGCGGCTGTGGGGCTCGGCGGCCTTCGTCGTCGGCGCGCTGGCCTGCGGGCTGCTGGTCGAGGTCATCGCGGCCAGGCACCTGATCTGGGTGATTGCGTCGGTGGCGGCGCTCGGCGCCCTCGTCAGCCTCGGGCTGCAGCCGCTCGGTCATCCGAAACCGGCCGCGGCGACGTCGCACGGAGCCAAGGCGCTGCTGCGCGATCGCGGCTTTCTCGCCATCATCGCGACGTCGGCGCTGATCCAGGGCAGCCACGCTGCCTACTACGTCTTCGCCTCCATCGCCTGGCAGCAGTCGGGATTGGGCGGGCTGACCATTGCCGGGCTGTGGTCGCTGGGCGTGCTCGCCGAGATCGTGGTGTTCGCGCTGTCGCCGCGGTTCAAGCTGCAGCCTTCGCTGCTGGTCGTGATCGCAGCATTCTGTGCCGTCGCCCGCTGGTCGATCACCGCGCAGGATCCGCCGATCGCGATCCTCGCCATCGTGCAACTGGCGCATGGCCTGACGTTCGGACTGACCATGGTCGGCACCATGAGCCTCTTGGTGCGCCACGTGCCCATTCATATGATGGCGCGGGCGCAGGGTTATCTGGCGGCCTGCACCGGCATCGTCAGTTCGGCCGCATCGATCTCGTCCGGCGTGATCTTCGCCCGCTACGGGCAGGGCGTCTACTACGTCATGGCCGCGATGGCGCTGTCAGGCGGCATCATCATGTGGCTGGCGCGGCACCGGCTTGCCGATCATCCCCACAACGCGGCCTCCGGCGGATAGACCAGGCTGCCGTCGTAGCGCAATCCGCCGTCGCGGTCGCGCGCCAGCAACAGGGGGCCATCGAGATCGACGAAGCGCGCCTGCGGCACCAGCAGCATCGCCGGCGCCATCGCCAGCGAGGTCGCGACCATGCAGCCGATCATGATCTGAAATCCCAGCGCCTGTGCGGCATCCGCCATGACCAGCGCTTCGGTCAGGCCGCCGGTCTTGTCGAGCTTGATGTTGACGGCATCATAGCGCTCGCGCAGTCCGTCGAGCGAGGCGCGATCGTGCACGCTCTCGTCGGCACAGACGGCCAGCGGCCGGCGGATGCGCGCCAGCGCCGCGTCCTGGCCGGCGGGCAGCGGCTGCTCGACCAGCGTGACGCCGGCTTGCGCGCAGTCGGCCAGATTTCGTTCGAGGCTGTCCGCCGTCCAGGCCTCGTTGGCGTCGACGATGAGTTCGGATTCGGGCGCGGCCTTGCGCACCGCCGCGATTCGCATTCCGTCGCCATCGCCGCCGAGCTTGATCTTGAGCAGCGGCCGGTGTGCCGCCTTGGCGGTCGCTGCCGCCATCGCCTCCGGCGAGCCCAGCGAGATGGTGTAGGCCGTGGTGCAGGGGCGAGGGGCGGGGCGCCCGAGCAGGGTCCAGATGCGCTGGCCGCTGGCCTTGGCCTCGAGGTCCAACAGTGCGCAATCCAGCGCGTTGCGGGCGGCGCCGGCGGGCATGGCGGCCTGCAGGGCCTGCCGGTCGAGGCCGCGCGCCATGGGCTCCTGCATCGCCTGCAGGGCGGCCAGCGTCGCCTCCGGGGTCTCGCCATAGCGCGGATAGGGCACGCATTCGCCCCGCCCGGTCAGGCCGTCGCGGCAGACCTCGGCCACGACCGTCACCGCCTCGGTCTTGGCGCTGCGGCTGATGGTGAAGGAGCCTGCGATCGGCCAGTGCTCGATTCTGGCGGAAAGGATTGGAGATTTGCTGGAAGTCATTTCAAAATCTGGCAATTTCTGAACCGTGAGCTTGCCCGGCGCAACCAATTATGGCTGGTTAGGGACACGTGTTCTACAGGGCGGCGGCGACGTGCAGGAACTTTCAATTTCCATGAATAGCGGAGAATCGGCTGAGGTGCTGGCATCGTGAGCGGCGACCCGACATTGGAACGGATTGCCCAGGGCAACGGCCTTGCGCTGTGCGCTGCGGGGTCGTGGACCGCCCGTTTTGCGCCCGATCTCGAGCAGATCGTCGCCGACGCCGAGAAACTGGCCGGCAGCCGGCCCAACATCTTCATCGATGTCTCGCAGGTTTCCAAACTCGACACCTTCGGGGCCTGGCTGATCGAGCGGCTTCGCCGCAGCCTGACCCAGGGCGGGGTGGAGGCGAAGATCGCAGGCCTTTCGGCCAACTATTCCAGCCTGGTCGACGAAGTACGCCGGGTGAAGGCGGCACCCGCGCTCGACGCCAGTCCGGTGACGATCACGGGGATGCTGGACCAGGTCGGCCGCAGCGTGGTCGGCGTCGGCGCCACCCTCGTCAGCCTGATCGACATGCTGGGCGCGGTGCTGGCGGCCAGCGGCAGGGTCCTGATCCATCCGAGGGGCTTTCGCCTGACCTCGACCGTGCATCACCTCGAACAGGTCTGCTGGCGCGCGGTGCCGATCATCGTGCTCATCACCTTCCTGATCGGCTGCATCATCTCGCAGCAGGGCATCTTCCATTTTCGCAAATTCGGCGCCGACATCTTCGTGGTCGACATGCTCGGCGTGCTGGTGCTGCGCGAAATCGGCGTGCTGCTGGTGGCGATCATGGTCGCGGGCCGCTCCGGCAGCGCCTACACCGCCGAACTCGGCTCGATGAAAATGCGCGAGGAGATCGACGCGCTGCGCACCATGGGGTTCGATCCGATCGAGGTCCTGATCCTGCCGCGGATGCTGGCGCTGGTGATCGCGCTGCCGATCCTGGCCTTTCTCGGCGCGATGGCTGCGCTGTATGGCGGCGGGCTGGTGGCCTGGCTCTATGGCGGGGTCGATCCTGAAGCCTTCCTGCTTCGCTTGCGCGACGCGATCTCGATCGACCATTTCATCGTCGGCCTCATCAAGGCGCCTGTCATGGCGGCGGTGATCGGCATCGTCGCCTGCGTCGAGGGGCTCGCGGTGCAGGGCAGCGCCGAATCGCTCGGCCAGCACACGACGTCGTCGGTGGTGAAGGGGATCTTCTTCGTCATCGTGATGGACGGCGTGTTCGCGATCTTCTTCGCATCGATCGGAATGTGACGATGGCGCTGCAACCTTCCGACGCCATCATCCGGGTGCGCGACATCACCGTGCAGTTCGGCTCCACGCGCGTGCTCGACGGGCTCAATCTCGACGTCAAGCGCGGCGAGATTTTAGGCTTCGTCGGCCCGTCGGGGGCCGGCAAGTCGGTGCTGACGCGCACCATCATCGGCCTCGTGCCCAAGCTCAGCGGGCGGATCGAGGTGTTCGGCATCGATCTCGACGCTGCGGACGCGCGGGCGCGGCGCGGCGTCGAGCGGCGCTGGGGCGTGCTGTTCCAGCAGGGTGCGCTGTTCTCCTCGCTGACGGTGCGGCAGAACATCCAGTTCCCGGTGCGCGAATATCTCGATCTGTCGCAGCGGCTGATGGACGAGATCACCATCGCCAAGCTCGTCATGGTGGGCCTGAAGCCCGAGGTCGCCGACCGGTTCCCGTCGGAACTCTCCGGCGGCATGATCAAGCGCGTGGCGCTGGCACGCGCGCTGGCGCTCGACCCCGAGCTGGTGTTCCTGGATGAGCCGACCTCAGGCCTCGATCCGATCGGCGCCGGCGACTTCGACGAGCTGGTCCGGACCCTGCAGCGTACTTTGGGGCTGACCGTTTTCATGGTAACCCACGACCTCGACAGCCTTTATACAGCTTGCGACCGGATCGCGGTGTTAGGGAACGGTAAGATCATTGCGGCAGGATCGATCGCCGACATGCAGGCCTCGCAGCATCCCTGGCTGAGGCAATATTTCCACGGCAAGCGTGCCCGCGCCGTGATGGGCTAGAGCATGATCCCGAAAAGTGGGTACCGGTTTTCGGAAAAGATCATGCGCAAACGAAAAGACAAACGACGGCTCTGATCGAGCGGAGCTTGATCAGAGCCTAGTACCGGAGTTGGATTGATGGAAACGCGGGCGAATTTCGTCCTGATCGGATCGTTCACGCTGGCAGTGATTGCCGCGGCGTTCGGCTTTGTGCTGTGGTTCCAGAGCCTCCACACCACCAAGGCGCGCAGTCCGATCCGCATCGTGTTCGAGGGCCCGGCCGCCGGCCTGCGCAATGGTGGCAGCGTCAATTTCAACGGTATCCGGGTAGGAGAGGTCGTCTCCGTGAAGCTGGATAACCCGCGTCGAGTCGTCGCACTCGCTATGGTTGAGAACAAGGCGCCGATCCGCAAGGACACCCTGGTCGGGCTCGAGTTTCAGGGGCTGACCGGCGTCGCCGCGATCTCGCTGAAGGGCGGTGAGGAGGCGGCGCCGCCCGTTCCCTTGGACGAGGACGGCATCCCGATCCTGACCGCCGATCCGAACGCGCTGCAGGACGTCACCGAGGCGATCCGCGCCACGCTGCAGAACGTCAACCGCATCGTTGCCGACAATCAGGAGTCGGTGAAGAATTCGCTGCGTAACCTCGAGACCTTCACGGCGGCGCTGGCGCGCAATTCCGAGAAGATCGACAACGTCATGGTTCGGGTCGACGGCGTCATGACCAAGGCCGACAGCCTGATGCTGGGCCTGAATTCGATCGCGGGCGGCAACAGCGGCGGCGAGCTTTCGGCGATGGTGAAGGCGATCAAGGACCTCGCCGAAGACTTCGACAAGCGCTCAGGGCTGCTGATGGCCGACGGCCGCCGCACCCTGGCCGACATCAGCCGCGCCGTGAACAATTTTGATCGCAACCCGAGCCGCGTGATATTCGGCGGGAGCAACAACGCCGCGCCGGCCGAGCCTGCGTCAACCCCGCCGAGGTCGGCGCCAACCGCGGCAGCTCCGCCGAAGCCGGCGCCTGGACCCGCAGCACGTCCTCCGGCCCGTGCGGCGCAATAGCGAAGCGGGGTGGTGCAAAGCGCCGCCCGCGCGCAACCCGTTGGCTAATTTATCCCGCTGGCTAGCGGTATATGACCTTGATGTCACCGACGCGTTGTTCGCTCAGTGTCACGCGACCGAGTGAAATTGAGATCGGCCCCTACCAGCGGCGAACGGCGCAATGCGGCGAGGATGCCGCCCTTACTCGGCGGTTCGGTGGCGGCATCAAATCGCGCCGGGCGCTTGGCCAGCCGCCTCCGATAATTCGGTATCGCTTTCTATGCGGTGTCGATCATGGCGGATTGATGCCTCCGAATACACCAAGAAATATATCGGGATCTTCATTCAGTCGCGAGTTGAGCGTTGCAGTCGCAACCTGTGCCCAAACCAAAATGGAGGCCGCGAGGCCTCCATCTCTATTCGCTACTCGCTACTCGCTATTCGCAGCCTTACCCCAGCCGTCCCGCCGCATGCGCGAGCAGGGTGTAGACGAGGCCCGTCTCCGAGGTGAGGTGACTGCGCAGCATCGCAGGTCCCCGTTCGTCGCGCGCGACTTCGTCGAGCAGGCGTTCGAACTCGGCGATGTAGCGGTCGACCGTCTGCTTGAAGCCGCGGTCGGCGCGGTACTTGCGGGCGACCTCGTCGAAGGCCTTCTGGCCGGCCGGCGTATAGAGCCGCTTGGTGAAGGCCTTGCTCTCGCCGCGCTGATAGCGATCCCACATCTCGGCGGCGAGATTGCGATCCATCAGGCGGCCGATGTCGAGCGACAGCGACGCCAGCGGATTTTCGCCTGCGGCCTGCTGCGGCGCGCGGCCGCGCGGGGCCTGGTTGGCGCCGGCATCGGTGCGGCTCAACAGGTCGGAAAGCCAGCCGTCGCGTCCCTGGTCGGAACTCGCCGGGCTGACCGGCGGGGCTTCGGTGCGGCGCGGGGCCGGCATGCCGAGATCCGGCGGCGGCAGGTTCGAGGCTGAGCCACGCGATGCGGTGCGGGACTGTCCGCCGGCGGCGACCAGCAACGGCTCTTCCTCGCGCTGCACGCTGGCGCGGCCGGAGGTCGTCATGACGTCCAGCCCGCGGCCATGATGGGCCACGATCCGGTTCAGTTCGGCCAGGGCTTCGATCTGGTCGACGATCACCTTGCGCATCTGCGCAGTGCTCTCGGCGGCCTCCTGCGGCATCTCCAGCACGCCACGGCGCAGCTCGTTGCGGGTGGCTTCGAGCTCGTTGTGCATCTCCGCGGCCATCTGCTTCATGCTCGACACCATATGGGCGAACTTGTCCGCGGATTGCTTGAACATCGCGTCGGCTTCCTGCGTGCTCTGCTGATAGAGCGCGGTCATGGTCTCCGCCGTCAGCCGGCGCTCTTCCTCGGCGGTCTCACGAACCACCTCGAACTGGTGGCTGATGGCGGCGGAACCTGCGCCAGCGGTTTCCGCAACCACGCGGGCGATGTCGCGGGCGCGCTCTTCGGCGGCGGCCAGCGATTCATCCAGCAGGCTGGTGAAGCGCGACAGCCGCTGATCGAGATCGGTGGTGCGCAGATCGATGGTGGTGACCAGCGATTCCAGCGCCGACTTGCGCTCGGCGACGGAGGCGGTGGTGCTGCGGTTGGCTTGCTCGACCACTGCGGCTGCCTCGACCAGTGCGTGGCCGTGATGTTCGAACTGGCTGGACAGCGAACCGAGGTCTTCCAGCGCCTTCGACGTCTTGGTGTTGAAGATCGACAGCTGGTCTTCCAGGGTCTGGGTGGCGACGCCGTTGCGCGAGGTGACGTCGTTCATGGCGGAGACGAAGTCGGCCACGCGGGTCACCAGCGCACGTTCCAGCGAGTTGAGGTTGTCGTGCGCGCCGGTCAGCACTTCCTGCAGCAGAATGTTGCCTTCGCGTAGCCGCTCGAACAGGGCAACCGTGTCGGTGCGCAGGATCTTGCTGGTTTCCTGCATTTCGGTCACCGCCGCGATCGACACCTGACGCGACTGGTCGATCGCCGCGCGCGATGCCTGCTCGAGGTCCTTGAGCGACTTGTTGACGGCGCCGGAGGCGAGTTCGCCTGCGGAGGTGATGGTCCGCGCGACGTCGGAGCCGTTGGTCATCATCGACTGCGAGAATGCCTGGCCCCTGGTCTCGATCGATTTCAGGGCATCGGCGGTGACGCGGTCGATGTCGATCGTGAGCTGGTTGGTCTTGGAGCCGATCGCCTCGACCAGCGTTCCACGCTTGCCATCGATGATCTGCGACAGACGGTCGGTCTGCTGCTGCACATAGGTGACGATTTCATCGGTCTTGCCGGTCATGGTGGAACCGAAGGTGCCGCTGGCGGCGAGAACCGTCCGTTCGACTTCAGCCGAGGTCGACTTGACCTTGGAGCTGACTTCATTCGATGCGGCCACCAGCGCGCTCTGTGCGTTGAGGGCGCTGGCCTGGATATTGTCGGTGGTATTGGCGGTGACGACGCCGAGCGAACGCTCGATGTCGGTTGCGATCGCCTTGATCTGGCTGGCGGCATCCGCCGACGTCGTCGTCAGCGAGGTTTGCGCCTCGCGCGCACTGGCGAGGATCGACGCTGCGGTGTCGGCGCCGACTGCCGTCAAGGTGCGTTCCACATCGATCGCAAGCGACTTGACATGGTTGGCGGCCTCCGAGGAGGCGGCGACCAGCGTGGACTGGGCCTCGCGGGCGCCTGATGTGACCGCCTCGGCGGTGGAGGTTCCGGCGATCGACAGCGTGCGCTGGACGTCGGCGGCCAGCGATTTAACCTGGTTGGCCGCATCGGTGGAAGCGTTGACCAGCGTGCTCTGGGCTTCGCGCGCGCCAGCGGTGATCGATTCGGCGGTGGAAGTCCCGGCAATCGACAGTGACCGCTCGACGTCGGCGGCCAGCGACTTGACCTGGTTGGCCGCGTCCGTGGAAGCGGTAACCAGTGTGGTCTGCGCCTCGCGGGCGCCGGAGACGATCGAATTCGCGGTCGTCGTGCCGGCTGCAGAGAGCGTGCGCTCGACGTCGGCAGACAGCGACTTGATCTGGCTGGCGGCCTCGGTGGAAGCCGACACCAGAGTCGACTGCGCATCGCGGGCGCTGGTCAGGATCGAGTTTGCAGCGCCGGTGCCGACGGCGGTGAGGGCGCGCTCGACTTCCGCCGAGGTCAGCTTGAGCTGGGCGCCGACGTCGGAAGAAACCGTCAGCAGCGCCTGCTGCGCGGCGCGGGCGCCGGTCTGGATGGTCTCGCTGGTATTGACCACGAGGTTGGTCAGCGAACGCTCCGCATCCTCGACGTGGGACCTGATCCCGAGCGACAATTCTTCGGCGCGTGCCATCAGGCCTTCGCTGGCCTGCCGGCCGCTGCTCTCGATGCGGCCTGCCACCGCTTCGACGCGCGAGCCGAGCAGATCCTCGAACTGCGCGACGCGCATGTCGATGTCGCCGGCGACCGCGCCGACCCGGGTTTCGATGCCCTGATGGATTTCCTGGAACCGCGCCGTGATGGTGTCGGTCAGGTGAGCGCTGCGACCATCGATGGTCTGGGTCACGCTGGCAATGCGCTGGTCGACGGCGTCGATCGCCTGCGCGGCGCCCGACGTCAGCGACGTGGTGAGATGGGTGAGGCGCGAGTCGATCGACTGGATCGCCTGCGCGGTGCCATCGGTCAGGGAAGAGGTGAGGTGGGCCAGGCGCGAGTCGAGCAGATTGACCGCCTGTGAGGCGCCGTCGGTCAGCGACGAGGCCAACGTGCCGAGACGGTTATCGATGGTTTCGGTGACCGACTTCGCGCGGGTGTCGAAATTCTGTTCGAGCGACTTGAGTCGGCCGTCGATCGATTCGTCGAAGGACTTGATCTTGCCGTCGAGCGAGGTGTCGAGATTGGCGACGCGGCTTTCCAGCGTGGTCTCGAACTGCATCAGGCGCTGGTCGAGCGAAGCGGTGATCTCGCCGCCATTCGAGGTCAGGCGAGTGTCGAAGGTATCGACATAGGTCTTGAGCGTTTCCGCGATATCCTGGGTGCGCTGACCCATGCGGTCGACGATTTCGCCGCCGAAGGTTTTGACGGTGCGGTCGAATTCCGAGATGTGGCGGGTGATCAGGGCGCCCAGCGTGCCGCTGTCGCGCGCGAATTTCTCGGCCAGTTCGCCGCCCTGGTTCTTCACCAGTTCGTCGAACGCGCTCATCTGCAGCGAGAGCGTG
The genomic region above belongs to Bradyrhizobium sediminis and contains:
- a CDS encoding threonine/serine dehydratase — protein: MNTQILPVTSADIDAAARVLAPFAVRTPLLSPPVLSERMGTRVFLKPEMLQRTGSFKFRGAFNKMSSIPPDKRSGGVVAFSSGNHAQGVAHAAQILGMQATIVMPSDAPLSKRERTKAFGAEVVLYDRDREDREAIANGIAEKRGATLVRPYDDPFVIAGQGTVGREICEDMAALGVAPDIVIAPASGGGLVAGVATAIKARYPQAMVMSGEPEAFDDHARSLRAGRREPHASKGRTICDALMASIPGEITFAINSRLLAQGVTASDAEVGTAVGFAFRELKLVVEPGGAVGLAALMAGRIDIGGRNVVIVLSGGNVDADMFSRLIN
- a CDS encoding MFS transporter; protein product: MPSESQIPTASQAASRRFATRLALFYGTLFGLVGTHLPFFTVWLKAVGIDASWIGIISAVPSVTRFTILPFITSLAERRRALRGAMMVAAFATALGFAVIGTQHVPLVIFAAYAATCCLWTPMTPLTDAYALRGVARYGLNYGPLRLWGSAAFVVGALACGLLVEVIAARHLIWVIASVAALGALVSLGLQPLGHPKPAAATSHGAKALLRDRGFLAIIATSALIQGSHAAYYVFASIAWQQSGLGGLTIAGLWSLGVLAEIVVFALSPRFKLQPSLLVVIAAFCAVARWSITAQDPPIAILAIVQLAHGLTFGLTMVGTMSLLVRHVPIHMMARAQGYLAACTGIVSSAASISSGVIFARYGQGVYYVMAAMALSGGIIMWLARHRLADHPHNAASGG
- the dgcA gene encoding N-acetyl-D-Glu racemase DgcA; the encoded protein is MTSSKSPILSARIEHWPIAGSFTISRSAKTEAVTVVAEVCRDGLTGRGECVPYPRYGETPEATLAALQAMQEPMARGLDRQALQAAMPAGAARNALDCALLDLEAKASGQRIWTLLGRPAPRPCTTAYTISLGSPEAMAAATAKAAHRPLLKIKLGGDGDGMRIAAVRKAAPESELIVDANEAWTADSLERNLADCAQAGVTLVEQPLPAGQDAALARIRRPLAVCADESVHDRASLDGLRERYDAVNIKLDKTGGLTEALVMADAAQALGFQIMIGCMVATSLAMAPAMLLVPQARFVDLDGPLLLARDRDGGLRYDGSLVYPPEAALWG
- a CDS encoding ABC transporter permease, with protein sequence MSGDPTLERIAQGNGLALCAAGSWTARFAPDLEQIVADAEKLAGSRPNIFIDVSQVSKLDTFGAWLIERLRRSLTQGGVEAKIAGLSANYSSLVDEVRRVKAAPALDASPVTITGMLDQVGRSVVGVGATLVSLIDMLGAVLAASGRVLIHPRGFRLTSTVHHLEQVCWRAVPIIVLITFLIGCIISQQGIFHFRKFGADIFVVDMLGVLVLREIGVLLVAIMVAGRSGSAYTAELGSMKMREEIDALRTMGFDPIEVLILPRMLALVIALPILAFLGAMAALYGGGLVAWLYGGVDPEAFLLRLRDAISIDHFIVGLIKAPVMAAVIGIVACVEGLAVQGSAESLGQHTTSSVVKGIFFVIVMDGVFAIFFASIGM
- a CDS encoding ABC transporter ATP-binding protein — encoded protein: MALQPSDAIIRVRDITVQFGSTRVLDGLNLDVKRGEILGFVGPSGAGKSVLTRTIIGLVPKLSGRIEVFGIDLDAADARARRGVERRWGVLFQQGALFSSLTVRQNIQFPVREYLDLSQRLMDEITIAKLVMVGLKPEVADRFPSELSGGMIKRVALARALALDPELVFLDEPTSGLDPIGAGDFDELVRTLQRTLGLTVFMVTHDLDSLYTACDRIAVLGNGKIIAAGSIADMQASQHPWLRQYFHGKRARAVMG
- a CDS encoding MlaD family protein, with translation METRANFVLIGSFTLAVIAAAFGFVLWFQSLHTTKARSPIRIVFEGPAAGLRNGGSVNFNGIRVGEVVSVKLDNPRRVVALAMVENKAPIRKDTLVGLEFQGLTGVAAISLKGGEEAAPPVPLDEDGIPILTADPNALQDVTEAIRATLQNVNRIVADNQESVKNSLRNLETFTAALARNSEKIDNVMVRVDGVMTKADSLMLGLNSIAGGNSGGELSAMVKAIKDLAEDFDKRSGLLMADGRRTLADISRAVNNFDRNPSRVIFGGSNNAAPAEPASTPPRSAPTAAAPPKPAPGPAARPPARAAQ